A genomic stretch from Puntigrus tetrazona isolate hp1 chromosome 6, ASM1883169v1, whole genome shotgun sequence includes:
- the dock9b gene encoding dedicator of cytokinesis protein 9 isoform X9: protein MFLGPGAMGCTASVILFEGLRRVLHRNCGYVCKPELEAEEPEEEEDTLSRRESLAITPPAAASSVKPKVIEPLDYESVLVQRKTQILSDVLRDMLQFPVDDFQISTLKRQGRTLYSSVPDGAEKRACSLLVQECIKTYNSDWHVVNYKYEDYSADFRQLPNKVSRPEKLASHVFEVDEDADKEEDAASLGSQRGGVSKHGWLYKANMNSAISVTMRSFKRRYFHLTQLGDGSYNLNFYKDEKISKEPKGTIFLDSCMGVIQNSKVRRFAFELKMQDKSTYLLAADSEGEMEDWISTLNKILHSSFELAMQERRNGELHDDDELGKTDISPGNFQDSFQSARDIETKMRSETRLKLFTLDPDTQRLDLSGIEPDVKQFEEKFGKRVLVSCNDLSFNLQSCVAENEEGPTTNVEPFFVVLSLFDVQNSRKISADFHVDLNHPLVRSMIPSPSMQINGGVDTPHGETLLSELPEGMLQYPKKGVFSVTCPHPDIFLIARIEKVLQGGITHCAEPYMKSSDSSKVAQKVLKNAKMACSRLGQYRMPFAWAARPVFKDASGTLDKSARFSALYRQDSNKLSEEDLFKLLADFRKPEKMAKLPVILGNLDVTIDNVPPDVANCVTPSYIPVRPFESDGPSDGVLLEVEEFVPCIAKCSQPFTTYNNHLYVYPKHLKYDSQKSFAKARNIAVCVEFKESDEEDAQPLKCICGRPGGALFTKHAYAAVLHHQQNPEFYDEIKIELPTQLHEKHHLLFTFYHISCDSSTKKRDIVETPVGSAWLPLLKDGRVVMSEQHISVASNLPNGYLSCQEGVSKHSSPEMKWVDGGRPLFKVSTHLVSTIYTQDQHLHNFFHHFQSMQSGATRPTEGELVKYLKSLHAMEGHVMINFLPTILNQLVHVLTSASNEDVAVNTTRVMVHIVAQCHEEGLEHYLRSYVKYVFKTQSYSTNNSKTVHEELAKAMTSILKPSTDFLTSNKLLKYSWYFFEALVKSMAQYLMESGKVKLSRNQRFTASFHHAVETLVNMLMPHITQKYKDNLDAARNANHSLAVFIKRCFTFMDRGFVFKQINNYISCFVPGDPKTLYEFKFEFLRVVCNHEHYVPLNLPMPFGKGRIQRFQAFLCHIKENHARRVDLQLDYSLTDDFCRNHFLVGLLLREVCGALQEFGEVRQIAVQVLKSLMIKHTFDDRYASKSQQARLATLYLPLFGLLQENVHRLNVRDMSNFNTNQNGRDEHLASISTVTPQKPVGNLDNSLHKDVFGVISGTASPHTSTPNIGSVRHADSRGSLVSTDSGNSIPEKANEKTSSLDKTQSASALGSSMLRCDKLDREEIKNLLMCFLHVLKSMSEDALFTYWNKATTSELMDFFTLVEVCLHQFRYMGKRFIARSQDGVGFMAPDRKSLTLPVSRNRGGVMHTRLHQLGSLENAHTFNHTYCHGDADAFLLEANVSTEVCLTVLDTLSVFIMGFKTQLCADLGHNPLMKKVFQVHLCFLQIPQSETALKQVFTSLRTFIYKFPCTFFDGRADMCACLCYEILKCCNSKLSSIRSDAAHLLYFLMKSNFEYNGRKSFVRTHLQVVIAVSQLIADVIGIGGTRFQQSLSIINNCANSDKTVKHTAFPSDVKDLTKRIRTVLMATEQMKEHEKDPEMLVDLQYSLAKSYTSTPELRKTWLDSMAKIHVKNGDLSEAAMCYVHVAALVSEYLKRKGMFRQGCSAFRVITPNIDEEAAMMEDVGMQDVHFNEEVLMELLEACADGLWKAERYELISDIYKLIIPIYEQRRDFEKLAHLYDTLHRAYTKVMEVMHSGKRLLGTFFRVAFFGQAAGFFEDEDGKEYIYKEPKFTPLSEISQRLLKLYSDKFGQENVKMIQDSGRVNPKDLEAKFAYIQVTHVTPYLEEKELEERKTDFERSHNIRRFVFETPFTESGKRHGGVEEQCKRRTVLTSTHCFPYVKKRIAVMYQHHTDLSPIEVAIDEMSGKVAELRALCATSEVDMIRLQLKLQGSISVQVNAGPLAYARAFLDDACAKKYPDNKVKQLKEVFRQFVEACGQALAVNERLIKEDQQEYHDEMKASYKDLARELSHIMHEQIG, encoded by the exons TAAAGTTTCTCGGCCAGAGAAATTAGCTAGTCACGTATTTGAGGTGGACGAAGATGCAGATAAGGAGGAG GATGCCGCCTCATTGGGCTCTCAAAGAGGGGGCGTGTCCAAACATGGCTGGCTGTATAAAGCAAACATGAACAGTGCCATCAGTGTTACCATGAGG TCTTTTAAGAGAAGGTATTTCCATTTGACCCAGCTGGGAGATGGATCATACAACTTGAACTTCTACAAAGATGAGAAAATATCTAAAGAACCCAAGGGAACCATCTTCTTGGACTCCTGCATGGGTGTCATTCAG AACAGTAAGGTGCGTCGTTTCGCGTTTGAGCTGAAGATGCAGGACAAGAGCACGTATCTTTTGGCGGCAGACAGCGAAGGAGAGATGGAGGACTGGATCAGCACCCTCAACAAGATCCTCCACAGCAGCTTTGAGCTTGCCATGCAGGAGAGGAGGAACGGAGAACTGCACGatg ATGATGAGCTGGGGAAGACAGACATCTCGCCGGGGAATTTTCAGGACAGTTTCCAG aGTGCGAGAGACATTGAGACCAAGATGAGGAGTGAAACTCGTCTGAAACTCTTTACTCTGGACCCTGACACACAG AGACTCGATTTGTCTGGCATTGAACCTGATGTAAAGCAGTTTGAAGAGAAGTTCGGGAAGAGAGTTTTGGTCAGCTGCAATGATTTGTCCTTCAACCTTCAAAGCTGTGTTGCAGAAAATGAAGAGGGACCTACTACTAAT GTGGAGCCCTTCTTCGTGGTGCTTTCGCTGTTTGATGTGCAGAACAGCCGAAAAATATCTGCAGATTTTCATGTGGATCTAAATCACCCACTGGTCCGCTCTATGATCCCATCACCCAGCATGCAGATAAATGGAGGGGTGGACACACCTCACGGAGAAACCCTGCTTAGTGAGCTGCCGGAGGGGATGCTGCAGTACCCCAAAAAA GGTGTCTTCTCTGTGACGTGTCCTCACCCTGACATCTTCCTGATTGCCCGAATCGAGAAAGTTCTGCAGGGAGGCATCACTCACTGCGCTGAACCCTACATGAAGAGCTCCGACTCCAGCAAG GTTGCTCAGAAGGTTTTGAAGAATGCCAAGATGGCCTGCAGCAGACTGGGCCAGTACAGGATGCCTTTCGCATGGGCTGCCCG GCCTGTGTTTAAAGATGCCTCAGggactttggataaaagcgctCGCTTCTCCGCACTGTACCGACAAGACAGTAATAAACTCTCAGAAGAGGATCTTTTCAAACTGCTGGCGGATTTTAGGAA ACCTGAGAAGATGGCTAAACTGCCTGTCATCTTGGGTAACCTAGACGTTACCATTGATAATGTCCCTCCTGATGTTGCTA ATTGTGTCACTCCATCCTACATCCCAGTGAGGCCTTTTGAGAGTGACGGGCCGAGCGACGGTGTTCTGTTGGAGGTGGAGGAGTTTGTTCCCTGTATCGCCAAGTGCTCTCAGCCTTTCACCACCTACAACAATCATCTCTATGTCTATCCCAAACACCTCAAATATGACAGCCAGAAATCTTTTGCCAAG GCAAGGAACATCGCAGTGTGTGTGGAATTTAAAGAGTCAGATGAAGAAGATGCCCAACCTCTGAAG TGTATCTGTGGTCGTCCAGGAGGTGCTCTCTTCACCAAACATGCCTATGCAGCTGTACTTCACCACCAGCAGAACCCAGAGTTTTATGATGAG ATAAAAATCGAGTTGCCCACACAACTACATGAAAAACATCACCTGCTCTTCACTTTTTACCACATCAGCTGTGACAGTAGCACGAAGAAGCGGGACATAGTGGAAACCCCAG TGGGCTCTGCCTGGCTCCCTCTGCTTAAAGATGGTCGTGTTGTAATGAGTGAACAGCACATCTCAGTGGCATCCAACCTACCAAATGGTTACCTCAGCTGTCAGGAGGGTGTAAGCAAG CACTCCAGTCCTGAGATGAAGTGGGTGGATGGAGGACGTCCTCTTTTTAAAGTGTCTACCCATCTGGTCTCTACCATCTACACTCag GATCAGCACCTGCACAATTTTTTCCATCATTTCCAGAGTATGCAGTCTGGTGCCACCCGTCCAACCGAGGGTGAGCTTGTCAAATACCTCAAG AGTCTTCATGCTATGGAAGGTCATGTTATGATCAACTTCCTGCCGACTATTTTAAACCAGCTGGTTCATGTTCTGACCAGCGCCAGTAATGAGGATGTTGCTGTAAACACCACCAG GGTCATGGTTCACATTGTTGCTCAGTGCCACGAAGAGGGCCTAGAACACTATTTAAGGTCCTATGTGAAG TACGTGTTTAAAACACAGTCCTATTCAACCAATAACAGTAAGACAGTCCATGAGGAACTGGCCAAAGCCATGACATCAATTTTAAAGCCTTCAACCGACTTCCTAACCAGCAACAAGCTGCTAAag TATTCGTGGTATTTTTTTGAAGCCCTGGTGAAGTCAATGGCACAGTACCTGATGGAAAGTGGCAAGGTCAAG CTGTCCAGGAACCAACGATTCACGGCTTCGTTCCACCATGCTGTGGAGACGCTGGTGAACATGCTGATGCCCCACATCACACAGAAGTATAAGGACAATCTGGACGCTGCCCGCAATGCCAATCATAGCCTGGCCGTCTTCATAAAG CGCTGTTTTACCTTTATGGATCGAGGATTTGTCTTCAAGCAGATAAACAACTACATCTCTTGTTTTGTACCTGGAGATCCCAAG ACGCTGTATGAGTTTAAGTTTGAGTTTCTGCGGGTGGTGTGTAATCATGAACACTATGTCCCCCTCAATCTGCCCATGCCTTTCGGGAAGGGTCGCATTCAGAGGTTTCAAG CTTTTCTGTGTCACATTAAGGAGAATCATGCAAGAAGAGTAG ATCTACAGTTGGACTATTCACTGACTGATGATTTCTGCAGGAATCACTTCCTAGTGGGCTTGTTATTGAGGGAGGTGTGTGGGGCCCTTCAGGAGTTTGGGGAAGTCCGTCAGATTGCCGTTCAGGTTCTCAAGAGTCTGATGATCAAACACACATTCGACGATCGCTATGCCTCAAAG AGTCAGCAGGCAAGGTTGGCGACGCTCTACCTGCCCTTGTTTGGGTTGCTGCAGGAAAACGTTCACAGGCTGAATGTGAGAGACATGTCTAATTTTAACACCAACCAG AATGGGCGAGATGAACATCTTGCCAGCATCTCTACAGTAACTCCTCAAAAGCCTGTTGGCAACCTTGACAACAGCCTTCATAAAGACGTATTTGGGGTCATCTCAGGAACTG CCTCTCCTCACACCTCTACGCCTAACATCGGCTCTGTGCGTCATGCTGACTCTCGAGGTTCTCTGGTCAGCACAGACTCAGGAAACAGCATCCCTGAGAAGGCCAATGAGAAGACCAGCTCCCTCGATAAG ACCCAATCAGCCTCTGCTCTGGGTAGCTCTATGCTGCGCTGTGATAAACTGGACAGAGAAGAAATCAAAAACCTGCTCATGTGTTTCCTTCATGTCTTAAAAAGCATGTCTGAAG ATGCCTTATTTACATACTGGAACAAAGCCACAACCTCTGAGCTgatggactttttcactttAGTAGA AGTGTGTCTGCATCAGTTCAGGTATATGGGAAAGAGATTCATCGCCag AAGCCAGGATGGGGTGGGGTTTATGGCTCCGGACAGGAAGTCGTTGACTCTTCCTGTGTCTCGTAACAGAGGGGGCGTCATGCACACACGCTTACACCAGCTGGGCAGCCTGGAGAACGCACACACTTTCAACCACA CATATTGCCATGGTGATGCTGACGCGTTTCTCCTGGAGGCTAATGTCTCAACGGAGGTGTGCTTGACTGTGCTGGACACACTCAGTGTCTTCATTATGGGCTTTAAG ACACAGCTGTGTGCAGATTTGGGTCACAACCCACTGATGAAGAAGGTTTTCCAGGTGCACCTCTGTTTCCTTCAGATCCCTCAGTCAGAGACGGCACTGAAGCAGGTCTTCACCTCCCTACGTACCTTCATTTACAAG TTTCCCTGTACATTTTTTGACGGACGAGCGGATATGTGTGCCTGTTTGTGCTATGAGATCCTGAAATGCTGTAATTCCAAACTGAGCTCCATACGCAGTGATGCTGCCCACCTTCTTTATTTCCTCATGAAGAGCAACTTTGAGTACAATGGCAGGAAGTCCTTTGTCCGCACACACCTGCAG gTGGTGATTGCAGTGAGTCAGCTGATCGCTGATGTCATTGGGATCGGAGGGACACGGTTCCAGCAGTCACTGTCCATCATTAATAACTGTGCCAACAGTGATAAAACTGTAAAG CACACTGCTTTTCCCTCGGATGTGAAAGATCTGACCAAGCGAATCCGGACAGTACTGATGGCCACTGAGCAGATGAAGGAACATGAAAAAGACCCAGAGATGCTGGTGGACCTGCAGTACAGCCTGGCCAAATCTTACACCAGCACCCCTGAGCTGCGCAAAACCTGGCTGGATAGTATGGCTAAAATTCATGTGAAGAATGGAGATCTGTCTGAG gcAGCAATGTGTTATGTGCATGTGGCAGCGCTTGTGTCCGAGTACCTGAAAAGGAAAG GAATGTTCCGGCAGGGGTGCTCAGCATTTCGCGTGATCACACCCAACATTGATGAGGAGGCGGCCATGATGGAGGATGTGGGCATGCAGGATGTTCACTTCAATGAG GAGGTGCTGATGGAGTTGCTGGAAGCTTGTGCTGATGGTTTATGGAAAGCTGAACGTTATGAACTTATTTCAGATATCTACAAACTCATCATTCCAATTTACGAACAGCGCAGAGATTTTGAG AAACTGGCCCACCTGTATGACACATTACATCGAGCTTACACTAAAGTGATGGAAGTGATGCATTCTGGGAAGAGGCTACTTGGGACCTTCTTTAGAGTGGCATTTTTCGGACAG GCTGCG ggtttCTTCGAAGACGAGGACGGAAAGGAGTATATCTATAAGGAACCAAAATTCACTCCTCTCTCAGAAATCTCCCAGCGTCTCCTCAAACTTTACTCGGACAAATTTGGtcaagaaaatgtcaaaatgatccAGGACTCTGGCAGG GTCAACCCTAAAGATCTGGAGGCAAAGTTTGCATATATACAAGTGACACACGTGACGCCGTATCTAGAGGAAAAGGAGCTGGAAGAGAGGAAGACTGACTTTGAGAGGAGCCACAACATTCGGCGCTTTGTGTTTGAGACGCCATTTACAGAGTCAGGAAAGAGACATGGTGGGGTTGAGGAACAGTGCAAACGGAGGACGGTGCTCACCA GCACACACTGTTTCCCGTATGTAAAGAAGCGCATAGCAGTGATGTATCAGCACCACACAGACCTGAGTCCCATCGAGGTGGCCATAGATGAGATGAGCGGGAAGGTGGCAGAACTCAGAGCCCTTTGCGCAACCAGTGAGGTCGACATGATCCGCCTGCAACTTAAGCTGCAGGGAAGCATTAGTGTAcag GTCAACGCTGGGCCACTTGCATATGCCAGAGCTTTCCTTGATGACGCCTGCGCCAAAAAATACCCAGATAACAAAGTCAAACAGCTTAAAGAGGTCTTCAG GCAGTTTGTTGAGGCATGTGGACAGGCTCTAGCTGTGAACGAAAGGTTGATCAAGGAGGACCAACAGGAATATCACGATGAGATGAAGGCCAGTTACAAGGACCTAGCCAGAGAGCTTTCGCACATCATGCATGAACAG ATCGGATG A